The Dreissena polymorpha isolate Duluth1 chromosome 2, UMN_Dpol_1.0, whole genome shotgun sequence nucleotide sequence ttacaaacaatagtttaatttaaattattatgaaattaatagtgttgcatatactggcgtagtaatttgtgtattcaactgatctcaaagttacgaaagtgctcgccatgttgaacaacacttttacgacttgctggattaataacacataactggattaaactaggaacgcaaacatatttcaacagtgtttttgtgctaaatggtttcgatatcaatcactgtcactctctgcaataagacggattcgcttgtagtgtcgctgtacaggggaatctgcggttaccgccggtgtacgggatggagattgcctctggtgattgactacgttctgtgtctgggaaaggcccatgtaagattcagagttgtgaaaattaaatgttacattgccctggaaatgtgagttgacaaaaaatcctcgggccatcggaaaatcacttgatgcaggtgtggctgacgcagtggcagtggctgtgcggttgtgcttttcaactgactggtttgaatgagaaagtatttttgaaatattttttgactgttccttgttcaaactgctgtaattatttaagctgttaatatttctgtgccctgaaatctgtattatttgatgagcaggaacattctcgtcattcagcttctgaatcaagtgctttcttgcactgaaaaaagtttatttctatggtaaaaataaaatcgatattcaacggtacacatgacatattacataagatataagttgtaattgttttgtgtgctcttgaaacacttcaataaatacatggtggtctgtcaagtactggatgtaatggaaccggaaagtagaggaatagtactagtcgagtacaggagattttatgaattaaaattttgagtgttgtagcatgtaaattggacaaacaacacctacttaataaatgggaggtaagtgatttttattatatattttagtcttgttatgaaagtagtgtatataatatggggttttgacctgtatggggtgattcttggctcttgaataccagcatctgttttcatctcggtcattatgctgtatagcttgtttattcccatggcagacttcctgaaccagcattgctgtgtcttgttgccaggagttaagaagaaggggctgtcttctgtcatcatgtcaacagggcgtttgtcggcatatagcttgtagagatgcaccggatctctgtcaggttgttcgggaactgcatatgccagtggcttgactttcctatgaatagttaaaatgtgtgttgcattaaatgttttgtttaaattaaatactattccaacaaaagtgaagtctactgtatattaataatacaaataagaattatattgtaaaaaaaggtctataaattcacttgtgataatagaaaatatatattttcaattgtggcttcgccactcgtaaaaataataatttctatgatcactcgtgaaataaaatcgatattctaccttaaccaacacatatcctccatgtttgtattatttttactaaagaaaaattccatttaaatattttataaacagtaccagtttttatataaataaaaaattatcaattcagatttgtgtacaaatatattaaagtaggaaaatcaccttatatccctaggattttcaccagtacgggtttttgtctgacgctcagtgtcgaaggtgatgaattcttcaccagtttcaaaatcgattccaaggctgacatcaccccagcatagggtgtgaatttccttgccggttctcatcccaaaatgggttgtacatataagccacagtgagtgtaatagagctcttgggcttgattctcccagagttttagctgcgtacatagcttcaatatgttcatttgttaatgcctgggcttgatgcggtttatttccataaccttcttttttcagagctttttgtttactttttaatacttccctcactttggcaaattcagggtcatttatcaaagagtgcttgtagttcatgtgccttaaatgcctgtcgattgagcttaaaaatgccctcaaagatgtgggttcatactctgatccatcttttttagtcacacccaacaaaaactcgcagaccagagggttcaattcatgaggaggtatattttcaatatttcttgcctcatttttgtgactttttaggaaagttttgaaaagtctgatgtcattgtcggttttcttttttgtatttaaattttcgttttcaagcagaaagctatccacacttacagatctgaaattccttgttggtgttgatgttgggttttgttctttttcttcctgtgttgatgctgttaccagtggatgtggggctgatgttgctgctcctgctgttggtgctgctgatgttatttcttgtgattttgaagcgctgtcatcatcttgttcattcatttcattaaaaaagtcatcaaagtcaaagatatttgagaaaagaagatttatttcattgttttccaattcatccattgttgttaaagagttaagcagcagacgaaataattatgtttaagggaggtaaatgtgtgtttcaggttcaagtagactagtctcccttgaatgaaaattgcaattgaggctcaccatggggttattggggaagtagttccagtatctaactgaaacagtgaaaaataacgatatttttcactgttatgtttcactgtttgaaacagtgaaataccacttttatttcactgatatttctctataaaccaccggaaagcataaaataaatatttatattatttttctatcGGTCGTAATAAACATGTCTATATACATGAGATACTACATCAAAATGCTTAATTCAATTACTAGACATATGTACCAAAAATTAATGGACTAAGGCTATACTGTTTATACAAAGATGTCACAAGGTAAGCAATAAAAACAATACCGATAAATATCCTCAACAACACGTGTCAATATCTGCTGcaacttgataaaaaaaaagttaCACTGAGGCGTAGCTAGCATTGAACACAGGGGCATGGTTTTAAATTACTACGTGGGGTACCACTTTAAAGCGTTTGTACAAAATACTACATTGTagtttcagaaaataaatgttaGAATAGTATAAATGTatgtaagtctatataaatcatgttagACCAAAGGTTGTggtttgttttaacaatattgacATGATATGAACAAATATTTTAGTGCACCACATATATAAAACCTCTAGGTCTTATGATATTTTGATAAAGGTATAACTGTAGACGACTTGATTCAGGAATGCTTAACGATGAAATATAGTAAACTAAACAACCGGGGATCTTGTGCTTTCAGATAATTTATTGTATTCACAGTTTACATGAATTATCATCCTCTTATGGCGCGAAGAAAAAGGCGCTTAACGTTTACGTTGTTAAATATGCAATCGAGAGCCAAATGCGCAAATTACGTTAAGAATTACTTGACCCCCCTTGTCAGCAGCTTCATTTTCAATACGTGACAACATATGCCAATTACAAAAGTCGCTTTGAATTGCATTCTTTGAACTAACATTTCCTTCATGTTATAATGAAACACAAGAAATCAATTGATGAAAAACATCAAAAGGGTCCCATTCAACGGTTCAGTAAAATGTTTAAGTAGgcttcatatatttatgaaattggCACTTTTGACAATGTGTAACATAGAATACAcacattaaacaaaatagaatcatttttttatttttaagagcAACATATCACGACCGATTGATTTTAATGAGTTATCATCaatgaatattaattaaacatttataaaacatataccGACCTCTAAAACTTATATAGTGTGTCTTACTATAATTAGCACATTACATTTTATCTAATACTTGCATTATGATTCTGTGAttgcatatattattatatcagaGACCAAATGATCTTTCTTGGGATTCCAACCAGTTGCCGATCAAAACATCACCGACAAAATAAAGATTAGGAGCATCCCAATTACCTATATTGCAACGTTATAGCGATTTAACAGTTTCTATAGCACCAGTCATGTTTTCAAATCTTTTGCAGTATGTGCAATATATGCatgttagtagtagtaatagtagaattagtagtagtagtagcagtagaagtagtagtagtagtagtagtagtagttgttgtagtagtagtagtagtagtagtagtaggagtagtagtagtgtagtagtagtagtagtagtagtagtagtagtagtagtagtagtagtagtagtagtagtagtagtagtagtagtagtagtagtagtagtagtagtagtagtagtagtagtagtagtcgtagtagtagtagtagtagtagtagtagtagtagtagtagtagtagtagtagtagtagtagtagtagtagtagtagtagtagtagtagtagtagcagtagtagtagtagtagtagtagtagtagtagtagtagtagtagtagtagtagtagtagtagttgtagtagtagtagtagtagcagtagtagtagtagtagtagtagtagtagtagtagtagtagtagtagtagtagtagtagtagtagtagtagtagtagtagtagtagtagtagtagtagtagtagtagtagtagtagtagcagtagtagtagtagtagtaagaagtagtagtagtagtagtagtagtagtagtagtagtagtagtagtagaagtagtagtagtagtagtagtagtagtagtagtagtagtagtagtagtagtagtagtagtagtagtagtagtagtagtagtagtagtagtagtagtagtagtagtagtagtagtagtagtagaagtagtagtagtagtagtagtagtagtaagtagtagtagtagtagtagtagtagtagtagtagtagtagtagtagtagtagtagtagtagtagtagtagtagtagtagtagtagtagtagtagtagtagtagtagtagtagtagtagtgtagtagtagtagtagtagtagtagtagtagtagtagtagtagtagtagtagtagtagtagtagtagtagtagtagtagtagtagtagtagtagtagtagtagtagtagtagtagcagtagtagcagtagtagtagtagtaagtagtagtagtagtagtagtagtagtagtagtagtagtagaagtagtagtagtagtagtagtagtagtagtagtagtagtagtagtagtagtagtagtagtagtagtagtagtagtagtagtagtagtagtagtagtagtagtagtagtagtagtagtagtagtagtagtagttgtagtagtagtagtagtagtagtagtagtagtagtagtagtagtagtagtagtagtagtagtagtagtagtagtagtagtagtagtagtagtagtagtagaagtagtagtagtagtagtagtagtagtagtagtagtagtagtagtagtagtagtagtagtagtagtagtagtagtagtagtagtagtcgtagtagtagtagtagtagtagtagtagtagtagtagtagtagtagtagtagtagtagtagtagtagtagtagtagtagtagtagtagtagtagtagtagtagtagtagtagtagtagtagtgtagtagtagtagtagtagtagtagtagtagtagtagtagtagtagtagtagtagtagtagtagtagtagtagtagtagtagtagtagtgtagtagtagtagtagaagtagtagtagtagtagtagtagtagtagtagtagtagagtagaagtagaagtagtagtagtagtagtagtagtagtagtagtaagtagtagtagtagtagtagtagtagtagtagtagtagtagtagtagtagtagtagtagtagtagtagtagtagtagtagtagtagtagtagtagtagtagtagtagtagtagtagtagtagtagtagtagtagtagtagtagtagtagtagtagtagtagtagtagtagtagtagtagtagtagtagtagtagtagtagtagtagtagtagtagtagtagtagtagtagtagtagtagtagtagtagtagtagttgttgttgtagtagtagttgttgttgttgtgttagtagtagtagtagtagtagtagtagtagtagtagttatagtaataGTCGTAGTGGTAGTGGAAATGGTGGTAGAAATAGTTTGTATAGTAGTAATATCTGACGCATTAGTGAAATGATGTTTCTGTTGGTATCATTTAAACGACATTCTACATACATTTCACACTTTAGACTTTAATTCATTCTGCTAACGCCTCACTTTTACCCAACAGTACTTGTTATCGTGTATTCAGCACATGTATGTCATATGATTGTCACATTAAGTGTGCTATATAGAGAAtcacaggttactgcctgatttgtcatgtaatatatcaggcaggGCTTAGagtaatataacggcgaggcatGCCGAGCCTTTATTTATTCGTGCCgagtctgatatattacaaaaagatcaggcagtaacctgtttttctttttatcatacctctacgccCCCCgattataaagaaataatgatacaatcgctaaaaagctgcagttttagcggataagaatatgacttttgtcgtttgacgtgttaacaATGACGTCATGAGAACGCGcgctaaatatttgtaaaaaaaaagttttttgctgtttgtgttgcattttgtgtttgaaatgtattacatcttggtatcaaattgtttacaGAAGAGGGACATAATATAAGCCTTGGGCTTTTTATAATTCTCTCcaaattgtattttacagcctttttgttaagcaatactgcaatttctACCTGCCTagtatattgttcgaaaataatatgtGTGTATTGTATAGCTTATATTTACTTTCAATGAAccaaataaatagtgtttaaaccaaattgtttgttttgtttaatctgatttgattttactaaaaatgagtactttatagttgattccgagtaatattacTATCCTGCACACATGActaatataagaacttcctgttgaccatgatatcaaaatatatatcaggcaacgttatatcaggcagatatcaatgcggttgTATGATAAAAGATTGTTTATTAGCATGCGGTACACACGAAAACGTATATTTAAAATGACATTAcccataaatatatttttattttttaattaacgtAATACATATGAAAAATTGGGTATATAATACTGGGAATTCcatgaaatacaatttatcatcatcatcatcatcatcatcaccatcatcatgatcatgatcatgatcatcatcatcatcatcatcatcatcatcatcatcatcatcatcatcatcatcatcatcatcatcattatcatcatcattatcatcatcatcatcttcatcatcatcatcatcatcatcatcatcatcatcatcatcatcaacatcaacatcaacatcattatcatcatcatcaccaccaccaccaacaccacaaccaccatccccatcatcatcataatcatcatcatcatcattatcaatcaAACATCTTTAACATAAGACTATCATATATATCACTTAACTGGTTGTAATCATCTTCATACCGAAGCAATATTAACCTGTGTTAAAAGTTACACTTTAGTCAAAATTACAATCTAAACTAGCACACATCATGGTagctatattttttaacataCCAAAGCCATAACATATATTCTGAGAAAGTTTCGTGACGATTGGGCAAACActgcgacttctagagtgttaataataTGGTTTAAATAAAGCCGTACAATGAAAACTATCCCGcccccctggccgccatgtttttttactgccCGGAACCATTGTTCAAataggcgtgaaaataacaagaAACAAATcgtctgagcaagtttcattatgtgtgaatattttttttctccTACAgagttaacaagcttttactatatcaatatttagaaaactgccacgccctcaggaggccatgtttttcaataaaccggaaccattttcaatctcagcCTAGATATCACTTCAATAAATAGTTTGGCCATGTTTCATAAAACTTGGACTAAAAATGTCACCTCTTCAGTTTAAGCAAGGTTTCACCTTAGCccaaaaaggaaaaatgccctgccccctagcggtcatgtttttcaacggacataaaccattttcaaactatgctgaaatatcaaaacaataaaagtTCTGTCCAATtgccatgaagattggacttaaaatgGGACTTCTAGCGTGTTAACAAGCTTTCAATACAACCATATCAGGGAAACTGCAATGATTTTAAACGAAATTAAACTATTGTCAAACTCAACTGAGATATCATGAGGACAAttgctctgaccaagtttcgtgaagttATAACTATAAATGTGTTCACATAAGTGTTAACAAGCTTAAAGACCGTAAACaagctttttttctttaatttgacataaTCGCCTATTTAATTTTGCCTGGAATGACCCAATttcaaactcggccaagatatcattgggcaatatggtatggccaagtttcataaagattagtaAATAAATATGACCAACAGAGTTTTAACAATGTAAATGTTGATGAAGGACGACCCATATCGCACAACGAATAAAAGGTGGTCGCAGAGCTCACCGTTAGCACGTTTTGTTCGGGTAAGCTACAACAACAGCCGGTGGTGTTTGTTGAAGAATCCAAATGAGAActattacaagataagtattgaagcaaagcatcaaagggcgtcgggaatttcagtgtaaaaggcactcaatgaagttacatggaacgatttttgttctactgtaaatatgaatatattggccgattattttaatcaaaatagataaagatactggtataaccattatctatgattttgtgttataacccccaaataaccattatctatgatgttgtgttataactcccaaataaccattatctatgattttgtgttgtaacccccaaatattccatagttcattttattaacattggtttccttttttactggcatcccattgcaattttcattaatggaacagaactgtgtaggttttaaaaaatctgcttcatctcacaaaatgcgcaatgatagtgtcacctaaaaaagtccataccaaagggtccataccacctggatagtaatacgtgtcgcgcttcgcgctctatatgtggttcttaaaaaaaatccgaggagtgcttgactgtagggaaacgggttgctgggacacagctcctccttgataagcggctgcttcctttatcacaacccattgttacaatcaataatacgtgtcgcgcttcgcgctctatatgtggtagggatagtacttagggcctatgatagaccaccataaacaacaacaaaaatacatgcaaaatagatgtgttgtttgcatttatttgttaatataaaaacacgtgtattttttaagatatttaagagatgtaggaaatttatatatatatatatatatatatatatatatatatatatatatatatatatatatatatatatatatatatatatatatatataaatatataaataatatataaaaaatgctcccctgcctgggaatcgaacccaccaagtCCCGatagctaggcggacacctcatccactacaccacggcgactatTGAAATTTTCAGACAAAtatgttgactatttatttaaagtttcggCGGTTCGCGTAATTGCCCAGTCCCTGCGATCTTTAATTAGTGCCCAGTCCTTGTGTTtagctattaatttaatgaattaactttccattattggcaataaatgttgtaataaatataacaGGCACA carries:
- the LOC127869386 gene encoding uncharacterized protein LOC127869386, with the protein product MDELENNEINLLFSNIFDFDDFFNEMNEQDDDSASKSQEITSAAPTAGAATSAPHPLVTASTQEEKEQNPTSTPTRNFRSVSVDSFLLENENLNTKKKTDNDIRLFKTFLKSHKNEARNIENIPPHELNPLVCEFLLGVTKKDGSEYEPTSLRAFLSSIDRHLRHMNYKHSLINDPEFAKVREVLKSKQKALKKEGYGNKPHQAQALTNEHIEAMYAAKTLGESSPRALLHSLWLICTTHFGMRTGKEIHTLCWGDVSLGIDFETGEEFITFDTERQTKTRTGENPRDIRKVKPLAYAVPEQPDRDPVHLYKLYADKRPVDMMTEDSPFFLTPGNKTQQCWFRKSAMGINKLYSIMTEMKTDAGIQEPRITPYSARKHLIQKLNDENVPAHQIIQISGHRNINSLNNYSSLNKEQSKNISKILSHSNQSVEKHNRTATATASATPASSDFPMARGFFVNSHFQGNVTFNFHNSESYMGLSQTQNVVNHQRQSPSRTPAVTADSPVQRHYKRIRLIAESDSD